In Thermovirga lienii DSM 17291, the sequence CCCCCCTATGAATATGCTAGGCCTTTTCATCGTCTCTCCTCCCAACCCTACTAACATAGGAAGAAAAACGTTCTTGGACTTCCTCCAGGATATCTCCTCCAAATTGTTCCATTATGGCCTCCGCAATCACCCAGGACAGCATGGCCTCGGCTACTATCCTCGCGGCTGGAACGGCACACACGTCACTTCTTTCCCTGTGGGCAAAGGAAGCCTCCATCAGGTCCAAGCGAATCGAAGGCAGAGGCCTAGTGAGGGTGGGTATGGGCTTCATAAAGGCCCTTACAAGCACCTCTTCACCGTTGGTCATGCCTCCCTCTATACCTCCGGCGCGGTTGGTCTCTCTTTTGATCCTTCCTTTTTCATCCATAAAAATGCCGTCGTGCACCTGACTGCCAGGAAGGTCTGCTAGTCGGCCCCCCTCTCCCACCTCCACTCCCTTTATGCCAGGAATGGCCATCATAGCTTGGGCTATCCTTCCATCCAACCTGCGGTCCCACTCCACGTAGGAGCCAACCCCAGGCGGAAGTCCTTTGACGGATACCACGAAAGCTCCCCCCAAGCTATCTCCTTCACTCATCGCCTCCCTTATCCTTTCTTTCAGCCTCTCCTCATCGGTTTGAAACACACAACCCAACGGCGAGTTGGAAGCAACATGCCATTCCTCCTCTTCAGAAGGTACTTTCACCGTCACTCCACCTACGCTTGTTACCGCGCTTCTAACTTCTATCCCCAAGCTTTCTATTAAAAGCCTGGCCAAGGTCCCCGCCACGGTCCACGCTGCGGTGGCCCTGGCGCTTGCTCTCTCAAGGACCGGCCGCATGTTTTCATGGCCGTACTTCAACCCTCCTGGAAGATCTGCATGCCCAGGACGAGGACAATAAACGCTCTTTTCCTTCACTGCTTTGGGATCACAACTTTGTGGATCCATGGAGCTTCGCCACTCTTCCCACTCGCTGTTTTCAATGGTCAACCCGCATGGAGCACCAGTGGTTTTACCGTTCCAAATGCCGCCCCAGATGGTAAGATGGTCTTTTTCTATCTTCATCCTGGCGCCTCGGCCATAACCCCGCCGTCTGCGCTCAAGCTCCTTTTCCAACCTTTCTATGGGTACTGAAAGCCCTGCAGGAAGGCCTTCCACTACCGTTATGAGCCCCCTGCCGTGGGATTCTCCGCTGGTGAGAAACCTCAAAATCCCCATCGCCTCCTCCTTTCTGGCCTCAAAGGCCAAGGGCACTGCGCATAGCGCAAACTTCCGGATTTATCCCCGTAAAAAGGCGAAAGGCCCACACTCCCTGCCGCAAGAGCACTTCCTCCCCTGGTACGTGCTTCAAATTCCTCCTCTTCGCCTCTTCTATCAGTTGAGTCGTGCCCCCTGGAAGATAAACTATGTCCAAAACTCCTTTTACATCCCATGAATCCAAAAACCTCTCCAGCAAACCCTTCGGCCACGGCACACTGGACATTCCCAAGGACGTGGCATTGATAAGAAGGCCTCCGGAAGAAACAGGAAGGTCTCCCCAAGGAAGGAATTGGAAGGGCCTTTCGGGGAAAAGTTCGTTCATCTTTTCGACCAAGGTTTTCCCACGATTTTCCATTCTGTTGGTTATCCAAACTCTCTTAAAGCCCCTCTTCCCCAGGGCGTAGGCCGAAGCCTTTGCCGCTCCGCCTGCTCCTAAGAGGAAGGCCTCCTTGTCTTCAGAAATCAAAGAATCAAGTATCTCCTCTATGGCTATGACGTCCGTGTTGTACCCTAAAGCCTTCCCGTCTTTGAACAGGACGGTGTTCACTGCTCCAAGAGCCTTGGCTTCGGAGGTGGCCTCGTCCAGCAAGGTCAAAGCCGTTTCCTTATGGGGTACTGTTATGTTGCAACCTATAGCACCTAGACTCTTCAAGCCCTCCAGGGCGCCCTTCATATCTTCTTTTTTGACCTTAAAAGCCAAGTAGGCCATGTTCAGCCCCATCTTTGAAAACGCTGCGTTATGCATCGTTGGCGAAAGGCTGTGCTCCACTGGGTCCCCCAAAAGGGCCACCAGTTTGGTTTCAGCGTTTATATTCAAGGTCTTTTACCCCCTCTGAAAGCATGGACAGGTGATCGAAAAACTCTGGATAGGATATGCCAACACATTGGGCATCTTTCACTATTATCTCGTCTTGTGCAGCCAGGGCAGCTATGGAGAAGGTCATGGCGATCCTGTGGTCTTTTGAGCTTTCAACGCAACCTCCTCCAAGAGGTGTAGGACCAGTTATAAAAAAGCCGTCCTCCAGCTCCTCCACGTCTGCTCCCAAGGCTCTGAGCCCCTTGGCCATTGAACTTATGCGGTCTGACTCCTTCACCCTCAGCTCCTCTGCATGGGTGATCTTGGTTACCCCGTGGGCCTGGGTAGCTATGAGGGCCAGCAATGGAAGCTCATCTATCATGGTGGGAATTGCGTCTTTTTCCACCTCTATACCCTCAAGTTCCGAGTACCTAACCCTTATGTTGCCCACTGGTTCTCCGCCGGCAGACTCTTTTTCCTCTATCTCTATGGAAGCCCCCATCTTTTTAAGGCATTCCAAAAAACCCGTCCTTGTGGGGTTTATCCCTACGTTTTCCAGCACTATATCTGAGCCCGGAACAATGAGTGCCCCAGTTATCCAAAAGGCAGCGGAGGAGAAATCCCCAGGAACCCTTATAGAACACCCTGGAAGGTCGCTGCATGGATAAACCGTTATTCGATTATCTTCCTGCCTCAGGGGCACTCCAATATGTCGCAAAAGTCTTTCCGAGTGGTCCCTGCTCTTGGCAGGCTCCACTACGGTCACGCTCCCGTGGGCGTTCAAGCCTGCTAGAATCAGGGCGGTCTTCACCTGAGCGCTGGCCATGGGAAGCTCAAAGGTTCCTCCCGAAAGGCAGCCCCCCCTTATGGAAAGAGGAAGGTAAGCTCCGCCCCCAGGCCCATCTATCCTTGCCCCTAAAGTCCTAAGAGGGGATACAACCCGCCCCATGGGCCTTTTTCGCAAGCTCTCATCGCCGGTTATGACAGCAAAGACTCCTGGCGTGCCGGCCAAAAGGCCGCACAAAAGCCTGGCAGTGGTCCCTGAATTGCCAGCATCCAGGGGAGCTTTTATCTCCCCTGGATTCATCCCCCTTCTTACCCTTACCTTGTCTCCAATTCTCTCCACTAGGCACCCTGCAAGCTCAAGACACCTGAGGGTGGAGGCACAATCTGCTCCAGAGGAGAAATTCTCTGCAGTTATGCCCTCAGAGGAAAGGGCTCCGAAGAAGCCCACCCTATGGGATATGGATTTATCCCCTGGGAGGGTCAAACGTCCTTTTAGCCCTCCCTCTGCGGGCCTTATTCTTACGTCATTGCTCATCCCTATCACCCCTTTTGCTTACGCTCATGCCAAGGATCTTCTCCCTGCAGGACTTGGCCTTTTGCGCCATTTTAATGACTTCGTCAGTGCTTGAACCGGCTATTTCGCCCAGCAAAGACTCGGCCCGCAGGAGCAATGGCCTTATCAGATCCTGATTTTGCTCCCACATTTGGGCCACAAGCCAGGACGGTCCGCTGGAAAGCCTTGATGTATCCCTGAAGCCCCCGGAAGCCATAGAAAAAAGCCCCTCTAAATCCTTCATCTGCTCTGCTGCCACAAGGGGTAGCACCATGGAAAGCAACATGGGAAAGTGACTCAGGCACGCCGCTGCCCTGTCGTGAGACAAAGGATCCATCCGGAGGCTTGAGCCTCCCAGAGCCGATGCTAGCTCCTCTGCGATCTCCACGACCTCTTCGGATGTGTGAGCAAAGGGCACCACGGCGCAGAGGGCTCCTTGGAAAAGGTCACAAGAGGCGTTATTTATCCCCCCATTTTCCCTGCCCGCCATGGGATGAAACCCCACGTACCTCTCCCGCCATAGTTCCGATAGTGCCCCTCCCACTCTGCGCTTGGCACTTCCTGTATCCATTACGGCCTTGACGTTCCCGTTGGGGCAAAGGTACGCTTTTCCGCCTACGTCCACTATCTCCCCAGCTGGAACAGCTATCACAAGGACATCCGAAGATGAAACGAGTTCTTCCAACGTACCGTCCCCGTTGTCTATAAAGCCTCTCTCTTTGGCAAACTTCATCACTTCTTCGTCAACGTCCCAACCTGAAACCTTCCTCGCTCCTCCACGAGTCTTCAATGCACAAGCTATGGATCCTCCTATAAGGCCGAGACCTACGATACCTACATGGCAATCCTTAAGCCGCATGGTGCTTTAACCTCCTCGTCCAGGACGCTACACAACCTGTTTACGCTCTCCATCAGATCACCGAACTCCTCCAGAGTAAGGCTTTGGGCTCCATCGGAAAGGGCCTCATGGGGTCTTGGATGGACTTCTATCATGAGTCCATCGGCCCCGGCAGCCATGGCTGCCATGCTCATGGGTTTTATAAGCTCCTTGCGCCCTGTTCCATGGCTCGGATCTACGATGACGGGAAGGTGGCTAATGGATTTGACCAGTGGAACCACACTAAGATCCAGCGTGTTCCTGGTGCTGGTGTCGAAGCTTCTTATGCCTCTTTCACACAAGATAACCTTGTGGTTGCCTCCTGCCAGTATGTATTCTGCCGCCTGAAGCCACTCATCCACGGTGGCCATCATCCCTCTCTTGAGCAATACTGGCTTTCTGGTACGGCCTACTGCCTTGAGAAGGGCAAAGTTCATCATGTTCCTGGCCCCTATCTGAAGTATGTCCACGTGGGGTTCCAGCCACTCCAGGTCCTCAGGAGACATTATCTCTGTGACTATGGGAAGGCCTGTCTTTTCTTTTGCCTCCACCAAAAGATTTATTCCCTCGCTGCCAAGGCCTTGAAAGGAGTAGGGGTTGGTCCTGGGCTTGAAGGCCCCTCCCCTTAGAACATTGGCACCTAATGTCTTGACACCTGATGCGGTCTCCAATATCTGGGATCGGCTCTCCACTGAACAGGGTCCGGCCATTATAAGTCTGTGGCCGCCGCCTACCTTTATGTCCTCGGTTATGTGGAAAACGTTGTCATCAGGGAAGGTCTCTCTGGAAGCCAGCGGATAGGGTTTTTTCGTGGAAGTTACAGTCTTCACGCCTGGAAGGGATAGAACCAGGTTACCCACTTTTTCACAGCCGTTTGAAACGATGTAGGGAGACTCAAAAGACCCTACAACCCTCAAACTGCAACCTCTTCGCTCCAGGAAATCACAAACTCGCGCCACCTCTAAGCTCTTACAACCTCTTGCCATGTGAATAACCAACATTCTCCTCTACCTCCTTTGGCGAATAAAAAAGCCGGAACGGGATGTGGAAATCCCGTTCCGGCTTTGATTTACTTTGATTCTTCTTTAGAGTCCCCTTAGACGGAGCCTGTCACTCCTTCGGGGGCTAAAAGAGCCTCGGACGGATTTCCACGTGGTGACTGGCCACTGGCGTAGTAAAAGCGCCACTGGCCGCTGGTAAAGCCGAAATAATAGGACTGGCTATCAAAGAGGGCAACGTTTCCTAGATTTAGGCTTCTCATATCCGTCTGGCTCTCCTTTCCTTTTGTTTTGCGACTTAACTTCGTATAGATATTGGTAAGTTATTTTAGACATTATTTCCCATTTGTCAATATTGAATCCTCTTTTATTTGTAGATGAGCCTATATTTCGTTCCGTCTACTTTGGTAAAGTGAAAGAGATAATGGAAAAGGCGGGTACCTCTCCTTTATACTGGTGCTGCAACAACAACCAAAACAAAGGAAAAAGGAGGTAACCCGCCATGACTTCATTATACCAGCGACTAAAGGAATCAGGGAATCCCAAAGCCCCTATGGAAGTTATATGCGACTTGATAGAAAAAGGTAAAACAGCCAAAGAAATAGCTAACATCATGGGAATTACTGAAAGATGGGTTAGAACATTGATGAAACGGAAAAAGATGGCCTATCTGCCAAAGAATTATTGCACAAAAAAGGTCCCAGATCCCCTCATCCAAAAAGAACTAAACCTCACATCGAAGCTTTGGTTATTGAAACTCAACAGAAAACCAACATGGGTCCTAGAAGACTTGCAAGAGAGCTGAAAAGAACCCTCAATCTGAATATATCTTCCTACACCATCAGAAACATCTTACGCAGAAACAACGTTAAAACTAAAAAAGTACGTTCTAGAAACGGAAATAAACGCTACTATGCCAACCTAAACCACTGGGAAGCCCTACAATACTTCCAGATCGATTCAAAACATATAGCAGACGCAAAGACTCTCCCACCAAAAGCATATGCTGCCCTGTTTAAATACAGGCTTCCCAAATACCAATTTACCGCTATCGATATCAAAACAAGAATGAGAATCTTATGCTTCTCCGATGAATGCTCTTTCGCAAATGGCTTCTCCTTCATACTTTACATCGCCTTCCTCATGCGGGCTTTGGGCATCAGACATAGAATGTTCTTCCAAACTGACAACGGGAGCGAATTCGGCGGATCTGAAGAAAGCAGAAAAAGAAAAATATTGCAGGAAAAATTCCTAGAACCCTTAGGCGTTACTCTCCTCTCCATACCAAAAGGAGAAAAAGAAGCCCAAGGTTTTGTGGAACGAAGTCATCGCACCGATGATGAGGAATTCTACATACCTGCACTACCTCACATAACATCCCGAAAGGTCTTTATGACTTCTGCCGCAAGCTGGGTAAAATATTACAATCAAAAACGATCTCATGGAGGCAGAGATATGAACGGGAAAACTCCAAAGGAAAAAATATTTGAACTCTCACTAGTCAGTTCTAAAGCCGCTACTTCCATACCCCCTATACTCTTGGACAAAGTAAACACCTTTATACTAAAAATGGTGGGAGCTCAAAACATCTCCTGGGACTCCCACCATCTCCTTCAACTAATTAAACGGAAGCAATTTGTGGCCCCTTACAACCCCCGGGCTAATTTGGGGTTTCTAAAATCTCGCAAAGTAAATAAAATCGATTTAGCTCCCCTCAACAAAAAGGGGCTTTGGGTTAACCCAAAGCCCCTTTTTATCATCAACTATTTTCAACTATACGGAAAACTCTCTGTATGCGTTTCTTGCAGCACCGCAGACTGGGCACTTTTCCGGTGGTTCCTCCTCTGCTGTATGGCCGCAGACTGGACAAATGTAAATCTTATCTGCAGAGTAGTCTTCTCCCTTCTCTGCTAGTTCCTTGGCCTTTTCGTACATCCCCGCGTGAATTTTTTCTGCCTCCCAAGCAAAGCGGGTGCTCCTTTCCGCTCCCTTTTCGTCCTGGAACTGTGCCGTGGTATTGTAAACGGGATACATTTCATCTATCTCAAAGTTTTCACCATCTAGGCACTGCTTTACGTTCTCCGCCATCTCCTTATGGATCTTCCCAAGCTCTCTGTAATGGTTCCTGGCGTGAACAAACTCAGCGTAAGCTATGGCCTTGAAAAGGTTAACTAACTTCTTCAAACCTCTCTGTTCCGCCTCGTCTGCAAAGATGAGATATTTCATGTGCGCCATGCTCTCACCAGCGAATGCATCTTCCAAGAACTTTTTTGTCATCTCCCTCACGATATACACCTCCTATACTTAAGTCTATCCCAGAATCATTTTATCATACGCATTACTAAAGATTCATCACCTCTAATTCACCTGAGGCTTACAGTACCCATATCCTTAGGATATATGAATGTATCCCCTTCATTGAGAACTATAAATCTCCCGCCTGCAAGTAGCCCCTCCTTAAGGGCCTCCTTTAACTCTTCTACAGGTTGGTGAAAACCTTCCGCCGAAAGCTGGAAGGTTCCAAAGTGCATACCTATGCTTACTTTAGCTTTCAGGTCGTTATGTGCTTTAATGGCTTCTTTCGGGTCCATGTGCACCGGCTGCATAAACCACCGGGGCAGATATGAACCAATGGGAAGTAGCGCTACATCCGGAGGGCCTAGGCGTTCTGCAATCTCCAAGTAATGTCTAGAATATCCAGAATCCCCTCCCAAATATAGACTTATTCCATCCTGTTTGATGAAAAAACTACCCCATAGACTTCTTGCCCTATTGAATAAGCTTCGTCCCGATGTGTGCTGAACTGGGGTAAAGGTGATTTGCGTATGGTAATCCAGCTTTACACTTTCCCACCAATCCATTTCTATAACATCATTTATCCCATACGACTTTAACAAGTTCCCATCGCCTAGAGGTGCCAACACAAGGGGGGAAAAACGTCTGCTTAAGGCGCTCAAGGTATCCATGTCCAAATGATCGTAATGATTATGGGTAATAAGGACCACGTCAATCCTTGGAAGGTCGTCCTGCTTCAAGGCAGGTTCTCTCACCCGCCTGGGGCCAGCCCAACTCACTGGGCTGGCCCGTTCAGACCACACCGGATCCACAAGTATATTTAACCCCTGAAGTTGGATTAGAAATGTGGCATGACCTACGAAAGTAAGGGCCGCAGAACCTTTCTTTAACTCCTCCTCTAACCTCGGATTCCCCAGATTGGGTACCCTTTTAGGCCACCTGGCCCTCTCTTCCCTTAACATTCTTAAGATATCCAACAAAGTAGGATCAAATCCTTCTGGAAGGGTGGGATTATAGAATTTTTCCCCATCAAAGTGGTACGAGCTGGCAAAACCTCTGATAGGTCTCTTGTTGCCATCCGAGCACAAAAGGGCCAAACCCAAAACTGCCACAACACAAAGCAAAAGAATCTTCATCTTTCTTAATACACCTAATTTTTTCTCTTTTTCGCGCAGCAAAAAACACCTCAAACAAATAACAAGAGGCAAAGCCTACTCAAGTATAAGTTCGCAAAGCTTGCCCATTTCTTCCTCTGAAACTCCAAAAACCTTGCCGAACCTTTCATCTTTGAAGGTTTCTACAATCACTTTGTGAGGCTCTAGCTTTTTGATAATATTTCTTATTTGTGATATGGATTCTTGATCGACATTAAGGTTCTTTATGAGAGTGACATATACCACAAACTTTCCACTGTACTGAGAGCGAAACGCCATCATATTTGCCCAATATTGCTTTAGCGTATAACCATCTAAGGGTCTTTGAAATTTTTTGAAGTCCTCCTCTTTTGTAGTCTTGATCTCCCCTGCTACTTCGTCGCACATTGCGGCAACTTCTGCAAAATCAGGATAATCCAATAGGTATCCGTTTGTATATAGGCTTACTTCTACGCCCCTGCTTTTAGCCAATTTTATTATTTCTCCTAGCTGGGCATTTAAGAAAGCCTCCCCCTTGGAATTGATAAAAAGCACATCTGGGGGGTTATACTCTAACTCTTTCTCCAAAAATAAAATAAATTCCTTAGTCTCATCGAAAAAATGTGCTTTATCCGTTTTCTTCCCCTTTTGCCTTATCGGACAGAAAACACACTCAAACGTGCAGTGCTTTGAAGGCAATACGTCGATTTCCATGACCCGCTTTCCTTGTTCATCAATAAAATTTTTCTTAACTCCTATGCCCCCCATACCTGCACCCCCAACTTTGTGAGTTTTGAACAGTTCTGTCCTTTGATCGGGCAAATTCAAGACCTGCCTTTGCCTTTCGGCGCTTTACCAAAAGAAATCCTCAAAAATAGCGTCCATCATTTCTCCTTCAATGGCCCCTATCCTTAAGAAATTCTTTCTTTCTTTTGAGTTCATCCTTCAGACGACACACACTGCATGTGTCTTGATAGGAGAGAGCACCGCAAACAGAGCAGTTGCCCAAAAGGGCATCCTCAAACTGGGGCGGAGTCTGCCTATCAAGGAACCCAAACAGAAAATCCCGCTTGGTTCCCGGCATTTGGGATTCAATAAACTGAAGGGCCTCGAGGAGGATGTGACTTGTAGCCCCACGGGCAAAGGGACATTTGTCTCCAAAATACTTGATACCCCTGACCCTACAGTAGATGCGTATCTCCTCCGATTCGAGGCGGAAGAGGGGTTTCATTCGAGCCACCAACCCTGGGCCGGCAGGCAAGAAAGGATATGCCTTTTGTAGGTATGCGTCCCTGTGCCTTAGAGTGTTGCCCAAAAGCCTGCTGGCTTCATCGTCCAGGTTGTGCCCCGTGGCTATCACGGAAAAACCTTCCTGAAGGGCAAGCCTGTTCAAAAATTGCCGCTTCAATGTTCCACACACAGAACACACCTTGCTGCTTTTAAGCTTGGCGATCTCCGGCAGGCTGAAGCCAAAAAGATCCTTCAGTTCATAGATCGAAAGCTCAAGGCCACGGGATTTGGCAAATTCCTCACAAGCCGACCTCGAGGCTTCTGAAAAGTTCGGTATCCCAAGGTCTATGTGAATCCCTTTGGTGGTAAAACCAAGATCTGCAAGAACATCCCACAACGCCAAAGAGTCCTTCCCTCCAGATACAGCCACCATGATGGGCGTATCCAGCCCTATGGGGAATTTTTTCATGGCTCTATTAACGGCTTTATGGAAAAAGACCAGGAAACAATCCTCGCAGAAATTCGCGTGGTGACTAGGAAGGGAGATAATTGCTTTTGCCCTGCATCGGGAACATTTGGCGTTATGAGAAAGACGCCCATAAGAGGCACTTTTCAGCTTCATCTCTATCACCTCGCTTGGCTTCTTCTGCATAAATTACTTTTATGCGATAGCCACAGGAAAGCTTTGTAGTTTTTATAATATGATATCAGCAACGTCTTCGTGAACTACTCCATGCTATAGAGCATGGAGCTTCCTGCTTCAACGAGGTAGCTTACACGAATATGAGGGTTAGACCCCAATATTCGCGCAGAGGCTTCCCTCTCCACAGGCGTAAGTTCGGGCAGCCCCTGCCCTACCACCCTTAAGGCGGGTGAAACCTTTTTTAGCATCACTAAACACGCATTTAAATCTCTGTCCATGAAATTACCACACTCAGGACAGAAAACAGTTCTGTCAGAAAGCCTGAGATCCTCAAAATATGCCCCGCATTTAGAACACACCCTTGAAGTAAGTTCAAAGCGGTCAACCTCAAGGACAGGCAGGAGGCTGGAACACAACCTCTCTTTCAACTTTCCTATCCCCGAGTATTGAACCTCCCTTGAAAATAACCCTTCATGCCACGACTTTACGCTGTCATCCTGAAATATCACAAGGCTGTAGAACTTTAAGAAAGCTATAATTTTGTTTATCGCATCCTTCCTTCTGTTGTTTATTCTCTCATATTCCCTTGCAAGCTTTTGCCTTGTTTTTTCTCTGTTTTTTGAGCCTTTCTCCTTTTTTACAAGTTCTTTCTGAAGTCTTTTTAGCCTCTTGCTTTCCGGAATTTCAAAGTCAATCTTCAGTCCGTTGGATAGTGTTAGCTTGTCTTTCACTCCAAAATCTATAGCTATCGGTTTGTCTATTGATTTTCTGTTTTCCTTTGGCAGATAGCAGGTGATGTGAACGTAATAGCCTGAAGGCTTGCGAACGAGCAAGGCTTTTGTCAATTCCGCATTCTCAGGTGTTTGATTTAATCCTCTCACTTTGAATGAACCAAGCTTTTGAAGATGCACTCTCTTTTTTTCAAAGTCAATTTTGTGAGACACTCCATATTGCTTGAAGGGTATGGAATTTACTCTCTTCTTTGGCTTTAGTCTTCCTACTTTCATGCCGTTTTCTTTCAGTCGTGACAAAGCTTTTATGCTATCCTTAATCCTATCCGCTATCTCCTGGCGCACCTGAGAACCAAGAATTGTAAGTTCTCTTTCTTCAAAGTCTTCTCCTACCTTTACGTGAACTTTTTTGACCTTGTTTCCGTCTATGGAGAAAACGTCTTCTTGATGAATAGTCCAGTTATAGAGCCATTTGGCTTCAAGGAAGGCTCTTTCTAAAAGTTTTCTCTTGTCCCTGGAGAGCTTTTCAAGTTTGAGAACGTAAGTCCTTGCAACCTGCCTTTGTCTTATATCTTTCGTTCTACTCAGGCTTTCTCTTATCTTTTCTGATTTAGTCATCTGTAGCTCCATAAGAATAATGTACCACAATCAGCCATTCATCTCCACCCTGTAGAGGGTGGAGCCTTCTGGCTTATAATTGAGTAAGTTTTAGATATTTCGCAAAAGCGGTCCTCCAACTCTATAAACGCCTCCACGATCACAGGATCGAAGTGCTCACCGCTTTGTCTTATTATCTCTCTCATCGCGTCTTCGTGGGACCATGGTTCTTTATAGGGTCTTTTACTTCTCAATGCGTCGTACACGTCTGCCAATGCGACTATCCTAGCGGCCAGAGGAATGTCTTGTCCTGACAGTCCGTAAGGATATCCTTTGCCATTCCATTTCTCATGATGATACAGGGCTATGTCCCTTGCAAGGGCAAGATAGCTATCCACGCCAAATTTATCTCTAAACTCCTTGTTCGCTGCCTCAATAACCTCACCGGCAATTATGGTGTGTTTTTGCATGGCCCGATATTCTTCAGGCGTTAGCTTACCAGGCTTTGTCAGTATTTCGTAAGGAACAGCCGTTTTACCTATATCGTGCAGTGAAGTTGGGTAAATCGCATCTGAAGAATTTTATTTATGTCTATTTTGCCTCCCAGGAACCACTGAGCTCCACGTATTCGCTACCTCCAGACCAAGAACCAGCCAGGCTCCCTTTATTTATGATTCCTTCAAGTTTACCAAATATGGGCTCACACACATCGTGTAGTTTCCCTTCATAGCGCATGCTGCCTGTTGCCATGCCGGACCACTTGGCATATATCCCGCCGGTTTCAGGGTTATAAGATCCGGATATGCTTCCAGTTATTGAGACATTTTGGTTGGAATCTTTATAATTTCCGCTCAATGCACCATTCACTGAACTACCCCTGATGGATATGGAAATTTTTCCCGAGATTCCATTCCCCGCAAAACCTCCTCTATAGCTGCCATCAGCCGAAATTTCTTTTTTCCTGTGTATTGAAGCAAGTTCTTGGCCTCCCAGAAGTTTGCCATTACCCTTAAAGGAGAGCCCCACTCCTTTGACATCTCCCATGGCTAAAACCACAAAACTTATGCTCTGCTCTGGCGCAATGATGCTGAATGAAGGACTAGATCCCCAACCCACTCCACCTTCCAAATAACTGCCTATAGGTTCTACCTCGCAGGCAAACCCCTCGATCGTTTTGCCGCTTATGTTATTCACCGTAACGGTAAACGCTGTTTGGTCTTCTCCCGCGCTGGAAGAGACACTCCAAGAGATTAACTCCGTAGGTTTGGGCTTTTCAGGTTTGGGCTTGTCATCTTGCTCATCCACCGGAACTACCAGGGTGTCACCTGGCTTGGGAAGAGATGGAGATTGCTCCGGTTTGGGCTTTTCGTCCAATTCGTCTTGTTCTTTTTCTTTGTCTAGGGCCGCCATTTCTTTGACCAACTCGGCCTCAACGGCTTCCTCCTCTTGTTTTTCTTTAGCCGCCTCTTTTGCTTTTGCTTTTAACTCTTCCACTCTGGCCAACTCTTCTTCTCTGGCCATCTCTGCTGAAACCTGGGCCTCTGATTCTATTTCCCTTTTCAGGTTTTCATAAGTTCGCTCTTTGCCCTCCAGCCCATACTGGTTGCATAACCTTTCAAAAGACCCTTTCGCAAGGATCATGTCTATGGCCACCTTCTCGGCTTCCGCTCTGTCTTTGGCATATCCTCTCTCTATTAAATAAGTTTCAAGATATCTATACTCTGCGGCCATGGTGGCCTGAAAAAACTCATCCCTTAAGGCTTCCTCCCTGGTTTTGGGCCAATTCTCCACGGGCCCCACAACCTCAAGCATGGTGG encodes:
- a CDS encoding Radical SAM domain protein (PFAM: Radical SAM superfamily~COGs: COG0731 Fe-S oxidoreductase~InterPro IPR007197~KEGG: cbe:Cbei_3446 radical SAM domain-containing protein~PFAM: Radical SAM domain protein~SPTR: Radical SAM domain protein), producing MGGIGVKKNFIDEQGKRVMEIDVLPSKHCTFECVFCPIRQKGKKTDKAHFFDETKEFILFLEKELEYNPPDVLFINSKGEAFLNAQLGEIIKLAKSRGVEVSLYTNGYLLDYPDFAEVAAMCDEVAGEIKTTKEEDFKKFQRPLDGYTLKQYWANMMAFRSQYSGKFVVYVTLIKNLNVDQESISQIRNIIKKLEPHKVIVETFKDERFGKVFGVSEEEMGKLCELILE
- a CDS encoding PP-loop domain protein (PFAM: PP-loop family~TIGRFAM: TIGR00269 family protein~COGs: COG0037 ATPase of the PP-loop superfamily protein implicated in cell cycle control~InterPro IPR011063: IPR012089~KEGG: sfu:Sfum_0716 PP-loop domain-containing protein~PFAM: PP-loop domain protein~SPTR: PP-loop domain protein), translated to MKLKSASYGRLSHNAKCSRCRAKAIISLPSHHANFCEDCFLVFFHKAVNRAMKKFPIGLDTPIMVAVSGGKDSLALWDVLADLGFTTKGIHIDLGIPNFSEASRSACEEFAKSRGLELSIYELKDLFGFSLPEIAKLKSSKVCSVCGTLKRQFLNRLALQEGFSVIATGHNLDDEASRLLGNTLRHRDAYLQKAYPFLPAGPGLVARMKPLFRLESEEIRIYCRVRGIKYFGDKCPFARGATSHILLEALQFIESQMPGTKRDFLFGFLDRQTPPQFEDALLGNCSVCGALSYQDTCSVCRLKDELKRKKEFLKDRGH
- a CDS encoding transposase IS891/IS1136/IS1341 family (PFAM: Putative transposase DNA-binding domain; Probable transposase~COGs: COG0675 Transposase and inactivated derivatives~InterPro IPR001959: IPR010095~KEGG: adg:Adeg_1689 putative transposase IS891/IS1136/IS1341 family~PFAM: transposase IS891/IS1136/IS1341 family; transposase IS605 OrfB~SPTR: Putative transposase IS891/IS1136/IS1341 family) — its product is MTKSEKIRESLSRTKDIRQRQVARTYVLKLEKLSRDKRKLLERAFLEAKWLYNWTIHQEDVFSIDGNKVKKVHVKVGEDFEERELTILGSQVRQEIADRIKDSIKALSRLKENGMKVGRLKPKKRVNSIPFKQYGVSHKIDFEKKRVHLQKLGSFKVRGLNQTPENAELTKALLVRKPSGYYVHITCYLPKENRKSIDKPIAIDFGVKDKLTLSNGLKIDFEIPESKRLKRLQKELVKKEKGSKNREKTRQKLAREYERINNRRKDAINKIIAFLKFYSLVIFQDDSVKSWHEGLFSREVQYSGIGKLKERLCSSLLPVLEVDRFELTSRVCSKCGAYFEDLRLSDRTVFCPECGNFMDRDLNACLVMLKKVSPALRVVGQGLPELTPVEREASARILGSNPHIRVSYLVEAGSSMLYSME